The Clostridia bacterium DNA segment AGATGGATATTCATATTCACTATCCAGAAGGAGCAATTCCCAAAGATGGACCTTCTGCAGGAGTGACAATGGTTACGGCACTTAGTTCAATCTTCTTGGACCGAAAGGTTAGAAAAGATATAGCAATGACCGGTGAGGTAACCATCAGAGGTCGTGTTTTAGCGATTGGTGGGTTGAAAGAAAAGATATTGGCTGCACATAGAGCAGGTATCAAGACGGTAATTATTCCCAAGGAGAATGAGAAGAACATTGAAGAAATACCTAAAGAAGTGCAAGAAGATATGAACATCATACTTGCCGAAACGGTAGAAGATGTTCTGGCGGTAGCCTTGGAGAAAGCGAATGATCATTAAAAGCGCAGAATATATCTGTACAGCAGTATATGAAGAACAGTACCCAGAACACGATTTGCCGGAAATTGCTGTAGTCGGACGTTCTAATGTAGGAAAATCGTCTTTGATCAATAGAATTGCGAACCGTAAGCATTTGGCCAGAACCAGCGGAAAGCCAGGTAAAACAAGAACCATTAATTTTTTCATGATGAATGAGGCTTTTTATCTAGTGGATTTGCCAGGTTATGGTTATGCTCAGGTACCCAAAGAAATGAAAAAGCAATGGGGTCAGATGATTAATACGTATCTTGAGCGACGACGCAACCTGATTGCTACAGTTCTATTGGTGGATATGCGCCATAAGCCGAGTGTAGAAGACATTCAAATGTACAGTTGGCTTCAGAATACACATCCACAGGTTATCATTGCTTGCACGAAGGCGGACAAAATTTCAAGAGGAAAATGGCCTCACCATATGAAAATCATTCGCCAAGCGTTGGAGATGCGCAAGACTGATGTGATTATTCCAGTATCTTCCCTTCACCATGAAGGAGTCGAGCCATTGATGTTGGAAATGGAACATAAATTGGAAGAAGACCAGGCTATAATAAAATAGACAAGGTAACAAGCCCAGGAATATGTTTACACATTCCTGGGCTTTCATATTTCAATGAGTACGGTGATGCTAGTAGAAGAATGTTGTATTTGAGCAAGGTAGCTTTGAATAATGTAAATGTTCCCATAGTACAAGGTGTTTCGTTTAGGACATATTCATTCGATGCTGTTGGAAAATTCGAATTAATGCAATATTTTTTCTCCCAAATATGCTATCATGAAGTCAAGCAAAAAGGGTATTAAAACAAAAGGAGAAAGTATGATTCGCATTGACAAAAGATACTTAGGGTCTTTTCTAAACCAGAGGACAAAAGCATTGGATGAAGAAGTGAAGCAGGCTCAAGCCTCTTTGGAGCAAAAGCAATGCCTCGGAAGTGAGTATACGGGCTGGGTTGAATTAGTTGAATCGAAGGATGAAGAACTAATAGAAAAAATGACCAAAATTAGTCAAAACATCCGTGACAATTCGGATGCCTTGCTGGTTATTGGTATTGGGGGCTCCTATTTGGGAGCGAAAGCAGCATTGAACTTCCTTGGTGGAGATTTTCCAATATATTTTTTAGGGCAAAACTTATCGAGCCATACTTGGTTGCAGGTTCAAGAACAATTGGCAGGTAAGGATTTTTATGTGAATTTTATTTCTAAATCTGGTGGGACACTAGAACCAGCATTGGCTTTCCGGTTGGCTCGCGCTCTACTAGAGGAACGGTATAAAGAAAACTGGCATCATCATGTGATTGCCACGACAGATGCTAAAAAAGGAAAGCTTAAAGAGTTTGCACAGAAGATGGACATGGAGACATTGGTTGTGCCAGATGATATAGGCGGACGATATTCTGTGCTTACACCGGTAGGCCTTTTACCACTTCTGTGTGCTGGTGTGGATGTACATGACTTGTTGGAAGGCGCAAAAAGAGAACGAGCAGATATTTTGGCTGGACAAAGTGATGCACTTGAATATACCACGATACGCAATGCTCTCTATAGAGCAGGTAAAGCTGTTGAAATAATGGTCACCTATAACCCTGCTCTGAACGATTTTTGTGAATGGTGGAAGCAACTTTTCGGAGAAAGCGAAGGAAAGAATGCCCAGGGGTTATTCCCTGCATCAGCTTGTTTCACGAGAGACTTACATTCTCTAGGTCAATTTATTCAAAGTGGTACTGATTTTTTAATGGAAACTGTGCTTTGGGTGGATAATGATAGGGAGGACCTAAGGATTCCTACCTTTGTTGA contains these protein-coding regions:
- a CDS encoding YihA family ribosome biogenesis GTP-binding protein — protein: MIIKSAEYICTAVYEEQYPEHDLPEIAVVGRSNVGKSSLINRIANRKHLARTSGKPGKTRTINFFMMNEAFYLVDLPGYGYAQVPKEMKKQWGQMINTYLERRRNLIATVLLVDMRHKPSVEDIQMYSWLQNTHPQVIIACTKADKISRGKWPHHMKIIRQALEMRKTDVIIPVSSLHHEGVEPLMLEMEHKLEEDQAIIK
- a CDS encoding glucose-6-phosphate isomerase, translating into MIRIDKRYLGSFLNQRTKALDEEVKQAQASLEQKQCLGSEYTGWVELVESKDEELIEKMTKISQNIRDNSDALLVIGIGGSYLGAKAALNFLGGDFPIYFLGQNLSSHTWLQVQEQLAGKDFYVNFISKSGGTLEPALAFRLARALLEERYKENWHHHVIATTDAKKGKLKEFAQKMDMETLVVPDDIGGRYSVLTPVGLLPLLCAGVDVHDLLEGAKRERADILAGQSDALEYTTIRNALYRAGKAVEIMVTYNPALNDFCEWWKQLFGESEGKNAQGLFPASACFTRDLHSLGQFIQSGTDFLMETVLWVDNDREDLRIPTFVEDTDGLDYLAGESLNWINKMACEATMKAHLAGGTPNLKVEVPARDAFSLGALLYFFEYACGVSALVQQVNPFDQPGVEEYKASMKQLLVKGSNHGK